A stretch of DNA from Desmospora activa DSM 45169:
CAAAAGAAACCGTCCTTTACATTGGAAAAAAGACGGTTCTCCCACCTCCTAGAAAAAAGCCGTCCTCATCGCATTTTATTGTTATCTCCATTTCACTGCCCGCAAAATCCTCATCGAGGATCAGTAGCAGGCCATGAAAAACACCCCTTAAAAGTAGATCCGTTCACAGGAGATTTTTCCCGTGTCACCTTAAGGGGTGCAATTCAGCGAGACAGTGAGTGGTTTCCTATCTACCTACTCGCTTACCTGAGCCACTCGCTCAAAAGCGAAATAACCCTTTGCGTTAAAGTAGGAGATCTCCCGCACCATAGATCCGAGCAACTCCAGGTCACTGGGGGCTTCACCCCTCTCCACCCAGCCACCGATCAAGTCACACAAAATGCGGCGGAAATATTCATGACGGGGATAGGAGAGAAAACTGCGGGAATCCGTCAGCATCCCCACAAATCGGCGCAACACTCCCATCGTCGCTAAGTCGGTCATCTGCCGTCTTATCCCCTCGGTGTGGTCGTTAAACCACCAAGCGGAACCAAATTGGATTTTACCGGGAACTTCCTCACTCTGATAGTTGCCAGCCATAGAAGCCAAGACGGGATAATCCTTGGGATTCAAGGAATAAAGAATCGTTTTGGGTAGCGTGCCGTTTTGCTCCAAGCGATTGAGAAACGTCGCCAGCGGACGGGCCAATCGCAGATCGTCCATGGAGTCGTATCCCGTGTCCGGACCCAACCGCTGAAAGCCCTGAGTGTTAGCGTTGCGCAGGGCTCCAAGGTGCAGCTGCATCGTCCATCCGAGGGATGCGTACAATTGCCCTAAAAAGAACAGCGTCCGCGTCTGAAACTTCTCTTCTTCCTCCGCGGTGACCATCTCGCCGGAAAGAGCTTTTTGATAGATCACAGCCACTTCCTCCATGGTCGATTCCGCCCAGGGAAGCCGATCCAATCCGTGATCGGACAGACGGCATCCTTCTTGATGGAAAAAGCGAGCGCGGTCCTCCAGTAAGTGCAGGAAATCGTCATAAGTTTGAGCCGTCTCACCCGTAGCTTCCTCCAATTTCCGCACCCATTCTTGAAATCCGGGCATCCGGATCTTTAAACCTTTGTCAGGGCGATAGGTGGGAAGCACCCAGGTCTCCACCGCTTCAGACTCCCGCAATTTCCGATGATACGCCAAGGAATCCGTGGGATCATCCGTCGTCCCCACCATCTCCACCTTGAAGCGCTGCAGAAAGGAACGGGCCGTAAACTCGGGCGTAGCCAACAGCCGATTGGCCTCTTCCCAGATTCCGTCAGCCGTCTCCTCATTTAGCAGTTGATCAATCCCAAAATAACGCTTTAGCTCCAGGTGTGTCCATACATACAGCGGATTGCCGATCAGATAGGGGACCGTGCGCGCCCATGCTCGAAATTTTTCCCGATCGTCAGCATCTCCGGTGATAAGACGCTCCGGGACGCCGTTGGCCCTCATCACCCGCCATTTATAATGGTCTCCTCCCAGCCAGATGTCGGTCAGATTGAAAAAGGAACGGTCCTCCCAGATTTCCTTGGGGTCCAGATGACAGTGATAGTCGATGATGGGCAAGTCCTTTGCGTATCGATGATAGAGTTCCTGCGCCGTTTCAGTGGACAGCAGATAATTCTTATCCAAAAATTCCATCGATCACCCTCCTACCTTTACATTGATCTTGCCGTTGTGATCAAGCGGATGCCAACTCTTATCCCCCACTCGTACCCGTCGATTTTCCCCTGGCGGTAAGAGAAGTTGGATCGCTTGATACGGCAGGGGTTTCTTTCCCTCGCTCCCTAAGGTAACCCGGATCTCCTCCCTCGTCGCCTCCAGATGAACCGTCAACCATGCGCAATCGCCCGTTTGATATCCATATGAAATGCCATCATCCTCCAACAAGCGAAGCTCAGCCTCTCCTCCTTCAGGGGACGGATACAGCAATAGCCCTCTTTGTTCCTCATTGTCGGCATTTCCCTTCCCTGTCGTCACCGGGATGATCGAATTCCCACGGAAAAGGAGCGGGAGTCGGTCCAACGGTGCGTCCAGGTGAATCTTCTGCCCCCCTTCGTACCACTGCCCCGTGTGATAATCAAACCAACCGGCGGAGTGCCGAGGCAAATATACCTTTCGCTCCCGAGCGCCTTTCTCCACTACAGAAGCCACCAGTAGCAGAGAACCTACGAAAAAGTCATCGGATTCCTTAAAACTGTGCGGATCGTGACCATAGTCGTAAAAAGCGGGACGCACAATCGGCTGATCGTATGCGTGGGCTTGGTAAAAAAGGTGATAGAGATACGGGAGAAACCGGTACCGGAGTTGAAGCGATTGCCTTATGAGTGTTGTCGCCTCTGGATACATCCACGGCTCGTTTACCGTCCCGTCGTCATTCCAGGAATGGATGGTGAAACGAGGGAGCAACGCCCCATTTTGCACCCAGCGGATCAGCAGTTCCGGCTCCGGGGCGGGCCCTGAAAAACCACCGATATCATGGCCGAAATTGTAGATGCCTGAGAGGCTTAGCCCGATCCCCATCGGAATGTTAAATTTCAACGTCTTCCAGCTTGTGTAATTGTCCCCGGTCCAGGTCTGAGCATAACGTTGCATTCCAGAGCAGCCGGAACGGGTGATGAGATAGGGGCGCTCGGTGGGAGCGTTTTCCCTTTGGCTGTGATACGAAGCTTGGGTCATCAGCAACGGCATCACAGGACGGAGTCCTTGAATGGAACGGGGGCTCCCAAAACCGTGGACCTGTGCCTCAGAATCCCATATTTCGTATTCATTGTTGTCGTTCCAGGTAGACGCGATGCCCACCTGCAACAGTTGCTCCTGGATCTGATCTTTCCACCAGCGAATGGTTTCCGGGTGAGTAAAGTCAAGGTAGGCTCCCGTGTCATCCCAGAACTGAACGATCTCCGGCTTTTCTCTCCAGCGGTTTTGAACCAACAAGCCCTTCTCTTTTAGTTCCTGAAATCGAGGATGATCCTGTAAGAGACAAGGTTTAATGTTGGCACAAAGCTTCATCCCATTTTCTGCAAATGTCTGTACCAATTTCTCGGGCTCTGGAATCTTATCCCGATTCCAGTGAAAGACATACCGTTTGGCATCGATACTGGTATAACCGGAGGAGAGTTGAAAGGAACTACAGGGAATCTGGTGTGTTTTGCAGTCCTGGATAAATTGTTGCAACTGCTCCTGAGCATCGGGGGCATCTGTGTAATGCATCGTTGAGCCGGAATAACCCAGACTCCACCGTGGAGGAAACGCTGTCTTGCCCGTCAGCCACGTATACCGCTTTACCACATCCCGTACACGTGGACCGCCGATGAAATAATAATCCAAATCACCAGCCTCCGCCTGAAAGTAGCGATAAAACCCGTGATAGTTGTCCAATTCTGCACCCATGTCAAAAACGGAAGGGGATAGATTATCGTAAAAAAGGCCGTAAGCCATCTGTTTTTCAGGATGGTATGTAATATAGAAGGGGATGTGTTTATAAAGTGGATCGGTCGTTTCCGCATCATAACCCATCGCATCCAAGTTGTTCATGCGATAACGGCGACCATGCCGATTTAACTTTCCCGTCTTTTTCCCCAGACCGTAATAATGATCCTTACGGTCCCGCTCCAGATAATGAAAGAGACCGCTTCCCAGGGAACGGTTCCAATTGTAGCTTTGGGTTTGACGATCACAGGCGATTGGAGTCCAACGACCGCGGTGGTTTTCAAACCAAGTGATGCGAAACCCTTTCAGGTTGACGACGGCTCGGAGTTGGTCCGTTTCCACCGTCACTGTAACTTTCTCCCGCCAATAGCGAAAGTCAGGTAACGAAAACGGAGAAAGGTCTAGCCGATCCCGCCCTTCATAAGGGATATCTTCCAATCCAGGTGCCACTGTCCATGTTTTTGGCTCTTGGAGGTGTTCTCCCTCCGTGATCAGCACGCGAAATAGATTCTCCTCCAGCACAAACAACCGCACAACAGCCGGTCCATCCTCCTGCTGAAAATGAAGGCCATATGGTTTTATCTCATACGGTGAAAAGAGAGATTCCTGCATCAATGAGCTTCCTCCTTATAAAAAGCCAAACCAACGTGGCAAGGTCAAACTGATTTCAGGGATATATGCCACCAACAACAGGGTAATTACAAGTGCTACCACCATCCGGGACAATGGACGAAACACTTGTTCAATCCGCACGTTGGCAACACTGCATCCGACAAATAAGCAACTGCCCACAGGTGGTGTCATAATGCCGATACAGAGGGCAAAAACGAGAATAATTCCAAAATGGACCGGATCCACCCCCAGTCCGTTGGCAATCGGCAAAAACATCGGGGTAAATATCAGAATGGCGGGTGTCATATCCAACACGGTTCCCACCAGTAACAAGATCATAATCATGATGAGTAAAATGATAAACGGGTTATCCGTCATTCCCAGCATCCCCTCACTGATCAAGCTGGGAAGGCCGGTAAACGCCATCACCCATGATAGGATGGAAGAAGCTCCGATCAGAAACAACACAATGCTACTGAGAACCACCGTCTCCTTCAAGATTTTTGGAATGTGCTCCCAATGGATCGAACGATAGATCAGGGAAAGGATCAACGAGTATAAAACAGCAACCGCCGCTCCTTCCGTTGCGGTGAAAACGCCAAAGGAGATCCCTCCGATCACAACCACGATCAGCAACAGACTGGGAATAGACTGAATTAGGATTTTACCGACTTGAGTCCAAGAAAGACGCTCATGACTAGGAAGGTTTTGCCGGTGAAACAAAAAGTGAGTCACGATCATAACGGTCAGCCCCATGAGTATGCCGGGAATTACTCCTGCCATAAACAACGCGGAAATACTGGCACTTCCACTCACCAGGGCATACACGATAAATGCATTGCTCGGGGGAATTAACAGTCCTGTTGGGGAAGAGGCAATATTGACGGTAGCGGAAAGGGCAGGATCATATCCTTCTTTCTTTTGCAGTGGATGCATGATGCCCCCGATCGTCGCTGCCGCTGCTACCCCCGAACCGGATACCGATCCGAAAAATAGGTTTCCCACAACAGTTGTTTGGGCCAGGGAACCCGGTAGACGGCCACTGATCAACTTAGCCAGGTTAATCAGCCGCAGGGCGATTCCACCGTTATTCATAATGCTCCCAGCCAATATAAAAAACGGAATCGCCAGTAGCGCAAAGCTGTCAATACCGCTGGTCAATTTTTGCGCAGCTGTAAAAACCGCAATATCCCAAGGCACCAAGACAAACGCTGACAAGGTCGCCGCAATCCCAATACTGACAGAGATGGGAACACCAATCACCAAGAGCACCACAAAACTGATGAGCAAAATCAATCCCGCTACGATGGTTACATCCACGTGGATACCCCCTTATCACTACTGGGATGACGAACGATATAAATCAACCACATGAAACACTTGATACACCAAGATGATCAGACCGGAAATCGGTAACGCGACATTGACCACTCCTCGCGGCAATAACAAGATCGCCGTCGTTTCATCCAAGGTTACAAAGAACAAATCAATGCCGCCTTTTATCAATACCACCAGGGCAA
This window harbors:
- the uxaC gene encoding glucuronate isomerase, with the translated sequence MEFLDKNYLLSTETAQELYHRYAKDLPIIDYHCHLDPKEIWEDRSFFNLTDIWLGGDHYKWRVMRANGVPERLITGDADDREKFRAWARTVPYLIGNPLYVWTHLELKRYFGIDQLLNEETADGIWEEANRLLATPEFTARSFLQRFKVEMVGTTDDPTDSLAYHRKLRESEAVETWVLPTYRPDKGLKIRMPGFQEWVRKLEEATGETAQTYDDFLHLLEDRARFFHQEGCRLSDHGLDRLPWAESTMEEVAVIYQKALSGEMVTAEEEEKFQTRTLFFLGQLYASLGWTMQLHLGALRNANTQGFQRLGPDTGYDSMDDLRLARPLATFLNRLEQNGTLPKTILYSLNPKDYPVLASMAGNYQSEEVPGKIQFGSAWWFNDHTEGIRRQMTDLATMGVLRRFVGMLTDSRSFLSYPRHEYFRRILCDLIGGWVERGEAPSDLELLGSMVREISYFNAKGYFAFERVAQVSE
- a CDS encoding glycoside hydrolase family 31 protein, which codes for MQESLFSPYEIKPYGLHFQQEDGPAVVRLFVLEENLFRVLITEGEHLQEPKTWTVAPGLEDIPYEGRDRLDLSPFSLPDFRYWREKVTVTVETDQLRAVVNLKGFRITWFENHRGRWTPIACDRQTQSYNWNRSLGSGLFHYLERDRKDHYYGLGKKTGKLNRHGRRYRMNNLDAMGYDAETTDPLYKHIPFYITYHPEKQMAYGLFYDNLSPSVFDMGAELDNYHGFYRYFQAEAGDLDYYFIGGPRVRDVVKRYTWLTGKTAFPPRWSLGYSGSTMHYTDAPDAQEQLQQFIQDCKTHQIPCSSFQLSSGYTSIDAKRYVFHWNRDKIPEPEKLVQTFAENGMKLCANIKPCLLQDHPRFQELKEKGLLVQNRWREKPEIVQFWDDTGAYLDFTHPETIRWWKDQIQEQLLQVGIASTWNDNNEYEIWDSEAQVHGFGSPRSIQGLRPVMPLLMTQASYHSQRENAPTERPYLITRSGCSGMQRYAQTWTGDNYTSWKTLKFNIPMGIGLSLSGIYNFGHDIGGFSGPAPEPELLIRWVQNGALLPRFTIHSWNDDGTVNEPWMYPEATTLIRQSLQLRYRFLPYLYHLFYQAHAYDQPIVRPAFYDYGHDPHSFKESDDFFVGSLLLVASVVEKGARERKVYLPRHSAGWFDYHTGQWYEGGQKIHLDAPLDRLPLLFRGNSIIPVTTGKGNADNEEQRGLLLYPSPEGGEAELRLLEDDGISYGYQTGDCAWLTVHLEATREEIRVTLGSEGKKPLPYQAIQLLLPPGENRRVRVGDKSWHPLDHNGKINVKVGG
- a CDS encoding TRAP transporter large permease codes for the protein MDVTIVAGLILLISFVVLLVIGVPISVSIGIAATLSAFVLVPWDIAVFTAAQKLTSGIDSFALLAIPFFILAGSIMNNGGIALRLINLAKLISGRLPGSLAQTTVVGNLFFGSVSGSGVAAAATIGGIMHPLQKKEGYDPALSATVNIASSPTGLLIPPSNAFIVYALVSGSASISALFMAGVIPGILMGLTVMIVTHFLFHRQNLPSHERLSWTQVGKILIQSIPSLLLIVVVIGGISFGVFTATEGAAVAVLYSLILSLIYRSIHWEHIPKILKETVVLSSIVLFLIGASSILSWVMAFTGLPSLISEGMLGMTDNPFIILLIMIMILLLVGTVLDMTPAILIFTPMFLPIANGLGVDPVHFGIILVFALCIGIMTPPVGSCLFVGCSVANVRIEQVFRPLSRMVVALVITLLLVAYIPEISLTLPRWFGFL